A genome region from Macrotis lagotis isolate mMagLag1 chromosome 4, bilby.v1.9.chrom.fasta, whole genome shotgun sequence includes the following:
- the EPB42 gene encoding protein 4.2 isoform X1, with translation MGQALYVKSCDLQVARNNEKHHTKEFSSKRLFVRRGQPFTITLHLNPLIGGFFRLLKKVTLVAQTGKQPSKANRTKVKFPLSSQCNPKWWSAAIEDRDFQTWVITVTTPAEAIIGHYSLLLQVSRRTQYPLGHFTLLFNPWVREDAVFLENETQRREYLLNQNGLIYLGTSDCIQPQPWDFGQFEINVIDLSLSLLEVDKKVNQWNNPVHVTRVLGALLNYRKEKSILTKSQTQDSGDMRFLYKRRGSLPILWHWLTGQGRQVPDGQAWVLAAVTCSVLRSLGIPARVITIFDSAQSTRGALTVNEYYDENGLQTGEDQENRVCIFQVSTECWMTRPDLPPGYGGWQIVDSSLQKEGEPNVLVPCDLVPVRAVKEGALELSPVVPVLFASLNASCAIWMKCRDGTVIQADTNPKYVGNNISTKGIGGDRCEDITQNYKYHEGSPQKSELLEKIWKERDEPGKINGFSLSPETSNPLHMLLSSSSSMSLDGEVELAVKIFNHTSEEKTVELVIGIQAMDYNGVTITPLLYKKKISLTLQDNEVKTISTSLFSSHFVESPPENSILRLTAVATHRDPDISYFAQRDIAICKPQLTIEVPEKVRLYEPVIASIYVQNKLDSPMEDCVITVFGRGLIHRERSSRLGSVWPGNSLKYQIQFTPTQAGFQILTVEVDCNMFQNLQGYKSINVTIPMLPA, from the exons ATGGGACAAG CCCTATATGTCAAGAGCTGTGACTTGCAGGTAGCCAGAAACAATGAGAAACATCACACCAAGGAGTTCAGTTCCAAGCGCCTCTTTGTCCGAAGAGGACAACCCTTCACCATCACCCTGCATCTCAACCCACTTATTGGAGGATTCTTCCGGCTTTTAAAAAAGGTCACCCTTGTGGCTCAAACAG GAAAGCAGCCTTCCAAGGCAAACAGGACCAAAGTCAAGTTCCCGCTGTCCAGCCAATGCAACCCTAAATGGTGGAGTGCAGCAATAGAAGACAGAGATTTCCAAACTTGGGTCATAACAGTGACCACGCCTGCTGAGGCCATCATTGGTCACTACTCCCTCCTGCTTCAGGTCTCCCGAAGGACTCAATACCCCCTGGGCCACTTCACACTACTCTTTAATCCCTGGGTCCGAG AGGATGCAGTATTCTTGGAGAATGAGACACAACGTAGAGAATATCTACTGAACCAGAATGGTCTCATCTACCTAGGGACATCAGATTGCATCCAACCTCAGCCTTGGGATTTTGGTCAG TTTGAGATCAATGTCATTGATCTCAGTCTCAGTTTACTGGAAGTAGATAAGAAAGTCAATCAATGGAATAATCCTGTACATGTGACGCGGGTACTTGGAGCCTTG TTGAATTACAGAAAGGAGAAGAGTATTCTGACCAAATCTCAAACACAAGATTCAGGGGACATGAGATTCCTGTATAAGCGCCGAGGGAGCTTGCCCATCCTCTGGCACTGGCTCACTGGCCAAGGGCGGCAGGTGCCTGATGGGCAGGCCTGGGTGTTGGCAGCTGTCACCTGCTCAG TGCTGAGGTCCTTGGGTATTCCTGCCCGTGTTATCACGATCTTCGACTCAGCCCAGAGCACAAGAGGAGCCTTGACTGTGAATGAATATTATGATGAGAATGGGCTTCAGACTGGAGAAGACCAAGAAAACCGAGTCTG TATCTTCCAAGTTTCAACTGAATGTTGGATGACAAGACCTGATCTGCCCCCAGGTTATGGAGGATGGCAGATTGTGGATTCAAGCCTTCAGAAAGAAGGTGAACCTAATG TCTTGGTGCCTTGTGATCTAGTTCCAGTTAGGGCAGTCAAGGAAGGGGCTCTGGAGTTGAGCCCTGTGGTACCAGTCCTTTTTGCCTCACTCAATGCTTCCTGTGCAATCTGGATGAAATGCAGGGATGGGACAGTGATTCAAGCTGACACCAATCCCAAATATGTGGGCAATAACATCAGCACCAAGGGGATCGGAGGCGATCGTTGTGAAGACATCACCCAAAACTACAAATACCATGAAG GATCTCCACAAAAAAGTGAACTTTTGGAGAAAATctggaaagagagagatgaaCCTGGGAAGATCAATGGGTTCTCCCTCAGTCCAGAGACATCAAATCCTCTGCACATGCTCTTGAGTTCATCCAGCTCCATGTCTTTGGATGGAGAAGTCGAGTTAGCTGTGAAAATCTTTAACCACACTAGTGAGGAGAAGACTGTAGAGCTGGTGATAGGGATCCAGGCTATGGACTACAATGGAGTCACCATCACCCCCTTGCTCTACAAAAAGAAGATTTCACTTACTTTACAAGACAATGAAG TTAAAACCATCAGTACCAGCTTGTTCTCCTCCCATTTTGTGGAAAGCCCTCCTGAGAACAGCATTCTGAGATTGACAGCTGTGGCAACTCACAGAGATCCTGACATTAGCTATTTTGCTCAACGGGACATTGCCATTTGTAAACCACAGCTCACCATTGAG GTGCCAGAGAAAGTAAGACTGTATGAACCAGTCATAGCCTCCATCTATGTTCAGAATAAGTTGGACTCTCCTATGGAAGATTGTGTGATCACAGTATTTGGAAGAGGACTTATTCACAGAGAGAGGAGCTCTAG
- the EPB42 gene encoding protein 4.2 isoform X2: MGQALYVKSCDLQVARNNEKHHTKEFSSKRLFVRRGQPFTITLHLNPLIGGFFRLLKKVTLVAQTEDAVFLENETQRREYLLNQNGLIYLGTSDCIQPQPWDFGQFEINVIDLSLSLLEVDKKVNQWNNPVHVTRVLGALLNYRKEKSILTKSQTQDSGDMRFLYKRRGSLPILWHWLTGQGRQVPDGQAWVLAAVTCSVLRSLGIPARVITIFDSAQSTRGALTVNEYYDENGLQTGEDQENRVCIFQVSTECWMTRPDLPPGYGGWQIVDSSLQKEGEPNVLVPCDLVPVRAVKEGALELSPVVPVLFASLNASCAIWMKCRDGTVIQADTNPKYVGNNISTKGIGGDRCEDITQNYKYHEGSPQKSELLEKIWKERDEPGKINGFSLSPETSNPLHMLLSSSSSMSLDGEVELAVKIFNHTSEEKTVELVIGIQAMDYNGVTITPLLYKKKISLTLQDNEVKTISTSLFSSHFVESPPENSILRLTAVATHRDPDISYFAQRDIAICKPQLTIEVPEKVRLYEPVIASIYVQNKLDSPMEDCVITVFGRGLIHRERSSRLGSVWPGNSLKYQIQFTPTQAGFQILTVEVDCNMFQNLQGYKSINVTIPMLPA, from the exons ATGGGACAAG CCCTATATGTCAAGAGCTGTGACTTGCAGGTAGCCAGAAACAATGAGAAACATCACACCAAGGAGTTCAGTTCCAAGCGCCTCTTTGTCCGAAGAGGACAACCCTTCACCATCACCCTGCATCTCAACCCACTTATTGGAGGATTCTTCCGGCTTTTAAAAAAGGTCACCCTTGTGGCTCAAACAG AGGATGCAGTATTCTTGGAGAATGAGACACAACGTAGAGAATATCTACTGAACCAGAATGGTCTCATCTACCTAGGGACATCAGATTGCATCCAACCTCAGCCTTGGGATTTTGGTCAG TTTGAGATCAATGTCATTGATCTCAGTCTCAGTTTACTGGAAGTAGATAAGAAAGTCAATCAATGGAATAATCCTGTACATGTGACGCGGGTACTTGGAGCCTTG TTGAATTACAGAAAGGAGAAGAGTATTCTGACCAAATCTCAAACACAAGATTCAGGGGACATGAGATTCCTGTATAAGCGCCGAGGGAGCTTGCCCATCCTCTGGCACTGGCTCACTGGCCAAGGGCGGCAGGTGCCTGATGGGCAGGCCTGGGTGTTGGCAGCTGTCACCTGCTCAG TGCTGAGGTCCTTGGGTATTCCTGCCCGTGTTATCACGATCTTCGACTCAGCCCAGAGCACAAGAGGAGCCTTGACTGTGAATGAATATTATGATGAGAATGGGCTTCAGACTGGAGAAGACCAAGAAAACCGAGTCTG TATCTTCCAAGTTTCAACTGAATGTTGGATGACAAGACCTGATCTGCCCCCAGGTTATGGAGGATGGCAGATTGTGGATTCAAGCCTTCAGAAAGAAGGTGAACCTAATG TCTTGGTGCCTTGTGATCTAGTTCCAGTTAGGGCAGTCAAGGAAGGGGCTCTGGAGTTGAGCCCTGTGGTACCAGTCCTTTTTGCCTCACTCAATGCTTCCTGTGCAATCTGGATGAAATGCAGGGATGGGACAGTGATTCAAGCTGACACCAATCCCAAATATGTGGGCAATAACATCAGCACCAAGGGGATCGGAGGCGATCGTTGTGAAGACATCACCCAAAACTACAAATACCATGAAG GATCTCCACAAAAAAGTGAACTTTTGGAGAAAATctggaaagagagagatgaaCCTGGGAAGATCAATGGGTTCTCCCTCAGTCCAGAGACATCAAATCCTCTGCACATGCTCTTGAGTTCATCCAGCTCCATGTCTTTGGATGGAGAAGTCGAGTTAGCTGTGAAAATCTTTAACCACACTAGTGAGGAGAAGACTGTAGAGCTGGTGATAGGGATCCAGGCTATGGACTACAATGGAGTCACCATCACCCCCTTGCTCTACAAAAAGAAGATTTCACTTACTTTACAAGACAATGAAG TTAAAACCATCAGTACCAGCTTGTTCTCCTCCCATTTTGTGGAAAGCCCTCCTGAGAACAGCATTCTGAGATTGACAGCTGTGGCAACTCACAGAGATCCTGACATTAGCTATTTTGCTCAACGGGACATTGCCATTTGTAAACCACAGCTCACCATTGAG GTGCCAGAGAAAGTAAGACTGTATGAACCAGTCATAGCCTCCATCTATGTTCAGAATAAGTTGGACTCTCCTATGGAAGATTGTGTGATCACAGTATTTGGAAGAGGACTTATTCACAGAGAGAGGAGCTCTAG